The segment TCGGTAGGCATCAAGCTGACGCGCGTGACCTTGAATACCCCAGAAATCTCTTCAAGCGCTGGCTTCAAGGTAGAGAGCTGCATACGCAGCATGTTGGGCACATGCAGATAGATGGTGTTGTTGGCCTCACCACCCACTTCTCCACGCAGCACGTTGAGTCCGTAGTCGGCAAAGAGCGCAAGGATGTCACGCAGAATACCAATCCGATTCTGGCAGGTCAGTTTGAGGCGCATGTGTGTCTCAGCATTGTTGTTGTCAGGTAGGGAGTCGTCAGAAAGGCTTGCCAAGATCAGGCGCCACTCCATGACATGGCATTAACGTAAGCATTGCCGAGATCGTCGTAAAGTCTTCTTTACAAAAGGCGTGACTCATCACCGCTTCACCCCTAGCAAAGCCGCCACATGGCGCTATTACTCACCGACTGTCAGGTTTACGTGACGATATTTGCTTTCACTGCCTTCCCAACAGTACTCGCTGCCACTATTTCCCTCTAGCCAAAACCCATCGTTCACGCCTAGCGTAGGGGAAGATGCCAAGCGTGCAAGAGACCCTTGATGCACCGCGCACGATACGGCGATACACAGCTAACGGCGGTAAAAAACAACATGCCTGCGCACGCAGCGCTGCGGTATCGAGTCCGCATGGGAGGTTGCATGAACGCTTCACAAGGTCGGCAATGGCCTGACACTCAGTCCACTGTCATGACATCGTCCAGTGGCACGTCTCACACGGCTGGTTCTCAAGCCACGCAAGGTAATGGCACTCGCTACGTGGCACGCGAGCCCGATACCAATGGCATCATCGACTACAGCATGGAGGAGCATGCCACCTGGCAGACGTTGATGACGCGCCAGATGGCATTGGTAGATGGCCGTGTCTGTCGCGAGTATCAGCAGGGACTTGAGCGCCTTGCCCTGCCTCATGACCGCATCCCGCAACTAGGCGAAGTTGATCGTGTACTCGAAGCGACTACCGGCTGGCAGACCGCTCGTGTGCCGGCACTCATCCCCTTTACGCGATTTTTTGCGTTGCTGGCCGCAAGGCGCTTCCCTGTCGCCACCTTCATTCGCAGCCCGCAGGAACTCGACTATCTGCAGGAACCGGATATCTTCCACGAAATCTTCGGTCATTGCCCGATGCTGACCAACCCGGCCTTTGCCGAATTTACCGCCACCTATGGGCGCCTTGGACTGGCCGCCAGCAAGGAAGAGCGCGTCTATCTGGCACGCCTTTACTGGATGACAGTCGAATTCGGCATGCTTCGCGAACGCCAGCCTGATGGCAGCAACGCCTTGCGCCTGTATGGCGGCGGCATCATCTCTTCACCCCGTGAGACGCGCTACGCGCTCGGTGAGTCAGGTGACACGCTCGGTTGTCCGGAGCATCTCGACTTTGATCCTGTCGAAGCGCTACGCACACCCTATCGCATCGATATCTTGCAGCCGCTCTACTATGTACTGGCATCGCTGGATGACCTTCACCAGCTGGCAGGCCGCGACATCATGGCATTAGCGCGTGAAGCCATGCGCCTTGGTCTGAAAGCGCCATGCTTTACACCGAAAGACACCGCCATCACCCGTACTTGAAAAGCGCGATCACATCTATTCTTGTAATCCCTCATATCTGTTCCTGACGATGGAGATTTGCTCATGACCGATCTTGCCAATCAATCCTGTGAAGCCTGCAGTTTCGATGCCCCGAAGGTCACCGATAGCGAAATCGAGACGCTCAAAGCCGCCATTCCTGAGTGGCAGTTGCTTGAGCGCGATGGCATCATGCAATTGGAGCGCTGCTTCACGTTCCCCAACTTCAAGCAGGCACTGGCATTCACCAATCGCGTAGGCGAGATTGCCGAGGAAGTCGGGCACCACCCGGCACTTCTCACCGAATGGGGCAAGGCCACCGTGACCTGGTGGTCCCACGAGATGAAGGGTCTGCACAAGAACGATTTCATCATGGCCGCCAGAACCGACGAGGTAGCGAAATAAGATGTTCAAGCAGATTGCGCGTGTACCCGGGGATGCCATCCTCGGCCTGATCGAGGCCTTCAACAAGGACACCAACCCGCAGAAGGTCGACCTCGGTGTGGGTGTCTATCGCGACGCGAACGGCAACACGCCGGTGATGCGCGCGGTCAAGCAGGCCGAAAGTCGTCTGGTCGACAACGAGGTCACCAAGACGTACATCGGCTCTCATGGCGATCCGCGCTTCGGCAAGGCCGTGCTGCCGATGGTGCTGGGTGCCACGTCTCCGGTGCTGGCCGCCAACCGCGCCAGCGCCACCCAGGCACCTGGTGGTACCGGTGCGCTGCGTCTGGCGGCTGACTTCATCGCCAGCAACTTGAAGGGCCGTGATATCTGGCTCTCCACGCCGACCTGGCCGAACCATCTGGGCATCTTCGATGCCGCGGGCGTGACACGTCACGACTACCCGTATGTCGATGAGCACAATCGTCTCGACTTCGCCGGCATGCTGGCCACGCTCAAGACGATTCCGGAAGGTGATGTGGTGCTGCTGCATGCCTGCTGCCACAACCCGACCGGTTTCGATCTGAGCCGTGAGCAGTGGGATCAGGTGCTGGAAGTCGTTCAGGCGCGCAAGTTGCTACCGCTGATCGACTTCGCCTATCAAGGCTTCGGTGATGGCCTGGAAGAAGATGCCTACGGTGTACGCCTGCTGGCCGAGAACGTCGATGAAGCCATCATCACCAGCTCCTGTTCCAAGAACTTCGGCATCTACTGCGAGCGTACCGGTTGCCTGATTCTGATCGCCAAGGATGAGGAAGGCATGCTCGACGTGCGTTCACAGGCGGCAATCACCGCGCGTGAGAACTATTCCAACCCGCCGGCCCATGGCGGCGCGGTGGTCATCGATATCCTTCAGGACGAGGCGCTGCATGCTGAATGGATGAGCGAGCTGACCGAGATGCGTGAGCGCATCAACGGCCTGCGTCGTGACTTCGTCGAAGCGCTCAAGCCTTACGGCCTTGATGAGCAGTTCGCTTTCATCGCCGAACAGCGCGGCATGTTCTCCTACACCGGCCTCACCCCGGAACAGGTCGATCGCCTGCGTGATGAGTTCGGCATCTACATGGTGCGCTCTGGTCGTGCCAACGTGGCGGGATTCTCCACCGAGAACCTGCCCTACGTAGCCAAGGCCATCGCGACCGTCGTCAACGGCTAAGCCACAAGGCAACCGCTTGATGACAGGCACAAGAAAACCCGCCAAATGGCGGGTTTTCTTGTGCCTGGAGGTGGCTTGAAAATGCACCAGGATGCTCAGGTCAAAATGCGTGTGCTTATTTCACTCCTGCTCATCATTCTCTGTCGGAAGCTCAGCAAGACAGGCCGCCACTTCGGCTTCCAGCAAATCGATTAGCCACGCTTGCACCCTCTGCTCCCCACTGCCATCTTCCACCGTCGGTAGCTGCCAGCTCAACTCCAGATAACGCTCACTACGCATCGATAACGCCATGCCGATCAAACTGCCGTTAGCTCCACTCAGCGCTTGGCGAGCCGAAAGCACATCGATGATGGTGGCCGCCACGCCTGAGCGCGCCACCCGTCCTGCACCGTCCGGTGTCGCCGCTTCAGCCTGGATAGCAGGTGTCACTCGCTCACGCTTGAGCAATCCTCGGATCAAGCGGCCCTGACTAGTACTCTCCGGCAGGTCAACAAATGGACGCTCGTTGAGACGTGCCAGGCATAATGGTTTATTCAACAGTGGCCAGCGCGTCGGCCATAACAGCATCAGCGGTAACCTCAGCGCTGGCGGTTGATGAGCAGCAACCTCAACGGCTAGTGCGTCTGCTACCGGCACTTCGATGGCAGGTTCCGAGTCGCTCAGCGACGGGTTATCGCCAAGCTCTGGCATGGTAGCTGTCGCACTAGTGCCATCCTCGCCTTCTATCAAGACGGTCTCTTCACGGGCACGCTGCCGCAGGCTGGCATTGAGCTCACGAGCACGTGCCGCTGCTGTTGCTGCACGCTTGCCCCCCTGTGGCTCCGGGGGCGCGTCCAGACTCACTGCCATCGCTACCCGACCTTCGCGTACGGCTTCTGCCTGCTGCGATGATGCCATCACTTCAATAACCGGCAGCCAGTCACTCAACGCCTCACATGCTGCGATACGCGTAAGCCATCCAGCACTGAAGGCTTCAATCGCAGGTGTTACTGCCAATACCAGCCGTGGTCGCTTACCGCTGCCGGGGCCAAATGCCAGACGACGCAGCTCCGATTGAGCAGTGAACATCTGTGCCAGCGAGGGCGTCAGCCGCTCGGCCTCTGGCGTCGGCACCAGTCGCCCTCCCTCACGCAGAAACAGCGAATATCCCAGCGTCTGCTCAAGTTGAGCCAGTCCGCGCGATACCACCGGCACACTGATCCCAAGCTGTGCAGCACCGCCTTTCATCGAACCACACTCGATCACCGCCCACAGCATTTCCAGCTGCCGCAGCCGCATGCCTGGTTCACGTGTTCCGGTATCTGACTGCGCCATCTTGTTGCTCCCTGGAGATATCGACCGCCATGCCTCTGCCATCGAGTCAGCGGCATCTGCCTATTTTAGCCTTACGCTAATCATGCCGGAGCTAAATGTCACGCATGCAATGAAAGCAGCTCCCCAGAACGACACCACCCCCGCTGACGAATCAGCGAGGGTGGTGGTAGGACTTGCCACGAATGGCTCTGAGATATCAATCCATCCTGGCGTCAGAACATCGGCAGATCAGGACAGCGCCAACACGCCTTCCGCTTCAAACAGCACGCCCTTCGGCAGCTCCTTGACGCCAACCGCGGCACGTGCCGGATACGGCTGGGTGAAATACTGCTCCATCAACGTATTCACTACGGCAAAGTTGCTCAGGTCAGTCAAGAACAGGTTGACCTTGACCAGCTGATCCAGACTACCGCCAGCCGCTTCACAGACTGCCTTGAGGTTGCGGAAGACTTGATCTGCCTGTGCTTCAAAACCACCTTCCACGACTTCCATGGTGGCCGGATCCAGCGGAATCTGACCAGACAGGAAGACCAGATTCCCTGTCTGTACAGCCTGGGAGTACGGGCCAATCGCTGCGGGTGCGGATTCGGTGGAGATAATCTGCTTGGTCATACGTAATTCCTCAAGAAAGTATCATCAATAGGCGAACATCAAGGACGATCAAGCGGCGTAACGACCGAGACTCAGGCCATTAGGATCGATACCGGGTTTGCGGCCATCGATCAGGTCCGCCAACAGACTCGCACTGCCACAGCTCATGGTCCAGCCCAGGGTGCCGTGCCCCGTGTTCAGCCACAGATTGTCATACTTGGTGCCACCGATGATCGGTGTGGAGTCCGGTGTCATCGGGCGCAGGCCAGCCCAGAACTCGGCGCGTGCATAGTCGCCTGCTTCAGGGAAGATATCGCGCACGACCATGTCGATGGTCGCGCGGCGCTTCTCGAGCAATGACAGATCGAATGACGCCAGCTCGGCAGTACCGCCGACACGGATACGGTCATCAAAGCGCGTCAGTGCCACCTTGTAGGTTTCATCCATGACAGTGGATTGCGGCGCTGCATCGGCGTTGATGATCGGCACTGTCAGACTGTAGCCCTTGACCGGATAGATCGGCAGATCAAGATCAAGATCCTTGGCCAGGAAGGGCGAGTAGCTTCCCAGACACATGACGTAGCTGTCAGCCATCATCTCACCACGGTCGGTGATGACCTTTTCAATACGGCTGCCGCTGCGCTGGATACGCTGAATGGTGGTGTCGAAAACGAACGTCACACCAAGGGTATCGCGGCAGTAATCCGCCAGACGATTGGTGAAGAGGTGACAGTCACCCGTCTGGTCATCCGGCAAATGCAGTCCGGCAACGAACTTGCCCGGTACACGGGCCAGCGCGGGCTCAACGAGTGCGCAGGCCTCTGCATCCAGCAGGCTGTGACGTACGCCACAGCCTTCCAGCACCTTCATGTCCTTGCGGACGGATTCAACCTGAGCTTCGGTGCGGAACAACTGCAGCAAGCCCTGCTGACGGTCTTCATATCGTAGGCCCGTCTCGTCACGCAGTGCATTGATGCACAGACGGCTGTACTCGGAGACGCGCACCATGCGCTCCTTGTTGACGGTATAGCGATCGCCATTGCAGTTGGCGAACATCTTGACCATGAACTTGGCCATCTGCGGGTCCATGCGCGGCTGGATCTTGAGCGGCGCATGCTCCTGGAACATCCACTTGATGGCTTTCTGCGGAATGCCGGGCGCCGCCCAGGGAGAGGAGAAACCAAAGGATACCTGACCGGCATTACCGTAGCTGGTTTCCATCGCTGGCCCGGATTGGCGATCCACCACCGTCACCTCATGCCCTTGGCGCGCCAGATAATACGCACTGGTAACACCGACAACGCCGCTTCCGAGCACAAGAATCTTCATATTGACCTACTCCGTGACTGCAAACCGCACTCTGCGGAAAATGAAAAGAAAATCCTGCACTGATCAGCACCGGATAAATCCGAGAGGTCATCACCGAGTAGCGTACTACCAGCAGCTGCTTGACCTGAATACCACTAGTATAGAGCCGAGCCTCAACACTATTATTCTGTTGTTTAGCCATTAATCAGAAAAATACTAGGTTATTTTGCCAGCATGCTAGTGCTAACCAACAAAAAAGCGGCCATTTTTAGAATGGCCGCTTTTTTGTTGTCGTACTGCGTAGCAATACTGTCTCGCTCACCGCTCAGAGCATACTGCTGCGCGATGCAATCAAGCTCAGGGAGAAGCGCCCGCGCAAGCAGCGCGCGTAGACTTTCCCAGGTTACCGATGGCCTGACGGTACAATCGCCAGGCAACGATACCGGCCAACAAGTTACCGATGGCGGCACCGATGGCGACCCCACGCAGTCCATCAATCTGCGCCCCTAACCATACCGCCGGCAGGAAACACACGAAAAGACGCACGAAGGACAGAAGCGTTGCGCGCAATGGCCAACCCAGCGCATTGGCAGCAGAAACAACTAGCATGCAGATACCCAAAAAGGCATAGCTAGGTAGCATCCACGGCACCATCAGCATCAATGCATCCGCCACTTCACTGTTCCCCACCAACACATTCGCCAACGGCGACGCCAGCAAGGTCATGATCACGCCCAGAATCAGCTGCCAGACAATGACGACTCGTGCGACAAGATTCATCAGTCGCCGTACTTCCTGCCAGCGGCCTGCGCCGTAGCAACGCCCCAACCAGGGTGGCAACGACATGGTCAGGGCCAGCACCACAATCAGCGAGAAGGTCTCCAGCCGTGAGGCAATGCCCCAGGCTGCCACCTGCGTCTGCCCAAGACTTGCGACAATCGCCGTGACCAGCATGGCCGCCAGCGCAGGCATCATCTGCGACAACACGGCAGGCGCTGCAATACCCATCAATTGACGACGAGAATTGCGCCATTCCTGCAACAGTCCGTGAGTTTCGATCCAGCGCCGCCCTGAAATATTGACCAGCGTGATGGCCAGCCCAATGGCGAACGCCAATAGCGTCGCCCAAGCGGCGCCAGCCAGTCCAAAACCGGGTATCGGACCGAGCCCGAAGATCAACAGCGGATCAAGCGCAAGATTCAAGAGACTGGTGACCAGCATCATCACACCTGGCAACCGAGTGTTACCGTGCGCACGGAACAGGCTATAGAACACATAGGCCATCGCCCCCAGCCAGCTTGCCATCAACCACGGGCCCCAGTATTGCTCGATCAGCGCGAGCTCCTGATCATTGGCGCCCAGTAAATGAAAGGCTGGCACACGTACAATCCAGAGCAGTAGCATTAATAGTGCAAGCACACTGCCAGACGCGAGTACCACCACTCCCCCCAGGCGGCGCGCACGCTCATCCTCTTCTGCACCCAGCGTACGCGAGATAATGGCGGCAATCGCAATTCCCATCCCGACCTGAACACCAATGATGAGAAACGTCAGCGGGAAGGTAAAGGATTGCGCCGCCAACGGCGCCGTACCCAGACGAGACACAAAAGCAGCATCAACCAGGTTGAAGCCCAGTAACCCCATGATGCCGATCGTCATGGGCAAGGTACTGCGCCACAGCCGCGACAGCAGCTCACTCGTCGTTGGACAAGCATATGACGAGGATGGGGATGGCGTAATTCTCGAAGACATCGACTCACTCCCAGCATGCCAGGCATCGCTGGTCAGAAAATGACAAGGGTCCAAGGGCAGTACCCTTGTGGCTAGAGGGACAATTCTAGGGCTTTGCATGGCATGTCGATAGCATCAAGAAAACATGACTTTGATGCATTATCGGCAACATAAAAGGCGATAAAATAGGTTGATACGTAGCTTTAGAGGAAACAGTCGTCGTGCTAAGCTTTGCAAATCATACAATCTTGCCGTCGACGCACACCTTGCGAGACCGATAGGCACGCCACTTCCTGCTACCAAGACAACTGGCGGAGTGGCCACTTTCCCGATTGCATCACGAGAGGTCAGACCGTGGATAAAGCATCCCGCTTGTTGCTGTTTCTAGATGTGGTGGAGACGCATAGTTTTTCCAAGGCGGCAGATCATCGCCAGGTCAACCGCTCGGTGGTTTCCAAGCAGATTAGCCGTCTGGAAGAAGAGCTACAGATTCGCCTGTTCAATCGCTCCACCCGCTCATTGGCATTGACTGATGCCGGACGTGAAATTCACCAGCATGCACTGCGGCTGCGTGAAATCCTGGAAGATACCGACGATGTAGCGGGTGCCTATCAGGATGGGCCGCGCGGTGTACTCAAGATCACCAGCCCTAGTCATTTCGGCCGCACCTATGTGGCCCAAGCAGTTCGCCTCTATATGGAGCGCTACCCGGATACCCAGGTAGAAGTTCGCCTGGAAGACCATCTGACGGATATCATCGGCGGTGGATATGATCTCGCCATCCGCATGTCAGAACTTGAAGATTCCAACCTGATCGCACGTCCGCTGGCAGCGCATCGCCACCTGATCTGTGCATCTCCAGCCTTCATCGAGCGCTATGGGATGCCGAAGACGCCCGAAGATCTTTCAGGCCTTCCAGCGGCCGTCTATTCTCGGGATGGTTTCATTCTTGATCGCATTCGGGTATGCAGCGAAAGTGGCGTCGAGGAAAAGATCTCGCTGGACTCACGCCTCAAGGTCAATGACGGAGAAGTCCTGCTCAGTGCGATCAAATCAGGCGCCTGCTACGGCATGGTGTCGGCCATCAACCTCAATGATGAGATACTCACCGGCGAGTTGATCCCGCTGCTGACCGATGTCCCGATGAAGCCGCTCCCCTCGATCCATCTGGTCTATCCGCATCGCCAGTACTTGCCGCAGAAGACGCGTCGTTTCAGCGATTGCCTGCAGGAAGTGGTGGGAACGCCGCCGGTCTGGGAGCAGCGAATTCCGGGCTTCGATAGCATGTACGGTTACGGCAAGGACTGCGGCGGCTGATATCGTTAGAACGCGTATCAAGGCCAAGCACCGAAACGCCCGCCATGCAGATGCATGACGGGCGTTTCAATGTCTCACGTCGTATTCCTTTACATCATGATGTCCTGCAAACGCCGTTCATTCTCCACGGAGCTCGGCGCACGGGCGGATATACGGCTTGCGATTCAGCCATTCAATCAATTCTGGAAGACGTTTGGGGCGTGCATAGCGAAAACCTTGCACCAGATGACAGCCCATTTCGATCAACAGGCGCTCCTGCTCAGCCGTTTCGACACCTTCTGCCAACACTTCCATCCCAAGGCTATCTGCCAGGGAAATGGCATGGGACACGATAGCGCGATCCCGCGAGTCATGATCAAGACAACGCACAAATTGCTGATCAATCTTGAGGCGACATGCACGCAAGTCGCGTACATAAAGCAATGATGCAAAACCGGTACCGAAATCATCGATGGCCAAGCGCACTCCACGATCAATCAGACCCGTCAGCCGCTCTACGACACTATCGAGATCCGGCACGCGTGAGGACTCGGTGATCTCAAGTTCCAATCGCTCTGGTGCGAAATCATGTCGGGCCAATACCTCTGACACCCTTGCCGGGAAGCCGGGGTCACGAAATTCTTGAGCAGAGACATTGATCGCTACCGACAGCGGCTTGCCATCTGGCGTAACCAAATCCCGCGTCGCCTGCAGCGCGGTATCCATGACACGCGCACCTACCGTACCGATCAACCCGTACTGCTCGGCCAGCGGAATAAAACGTCCTGGCCCGATGGTGCCAAGTTCCGGATGATCCCAGCGAACGAGCACTTCAACCCCGACCGCTTGGCCACTGACAAGATCAAACTGTGGCTGGAAGGCAAGATCCAGTTCCTCAAGATGCTCGCGCAGGTCACTGGTCAGACGATAATCATTGAGATGACGCATGTGAGCACCCGGCGAGAACACATGCAACGCCCCACACACATCAAGGTCATCATTCTCGCCATGCAGCATGGCCAGCTCTGCTAGATGCATCAGACGATGGGCACGCCGCGCATGTAGCGGCGCAAGACTGATACCGACCCGGGCTGTCACCGGCAGTGTCTTGCCATCCAGGCGCATCAATGTGGTCAGACGCTCGCATAGCTCGCTGGCTCGCGTGATCAATGCGGCCTCATCTCCCTTGAAGAACAGCGCAAAGGCATTACCCAGCGGACGACACACCAGCGCATCACGATATTGGAGTGACATGGACTCTGCCATGCGTTCCAACAACGGGTCTATCCGCTCAGCACCATGGGCTGAATTGATGATTTCCAGATGCGTCAGGGAGAGATAGATGATGCCGCCGTCGGTAGCCTCCTCGACCAGCAACTCATCTACCTGGGCATTAAAGCGGTCACGTGATAACAGATTGATCGGCTGCAAACGACGCAGTGCAATCAGTGCCTTGTCTCCGAGCCCCGACGCTCTGGCTTCTGCCAATCCCGAGAAAGGGGCCTTGAGACGCACACGACGCTCACTCACTGGCTCCAGGCGTGGGCGCGCCAGCCCGAAGAGTTCTTGCCAGCCGCAGGTATTGGCGACCAGTTGCTCATCATCGAATACCGCCATTCTCCACGGTAGATTGGTCTGCTGCACTAACAGCCAATCACCAAATCCGCCAGTAATACCGACCAGCCAGAAACCCGGCTGGCCACTCAGCCCACAAGGCTCGGGCATAAAGGGCACAGGGAATGGCAGCTCTGGCTGGCTCTCTGCCTGACGGGCACGCGGAGTGCTCCAGGCGAGCTGGCCGAATCGATCATAGATCCACAAGGGCTCTTCAATGGAAGACAGTAGTCTGATCAGGATATCGAGAGGCACGTTTACCCCGCCTATGGTGACAAAGAAAAATCCTTTCGGTCCTGTTCAACAGCGCACGCGTACTGCGCGCTATATTTTCACCACCAAGCGTGAGACAAAATGACCCAGCTTATGGTGAACACACCAACAGGAACTCAGTGCCGCTATACAAAAGCACACACACGAACTCTATAAACGAACAATGGTCGCTTGAGTCTATGCCAAGCCGTGGGGAAGGTACCAAGGCTATTTTCTTGGCAACTCAACGCTTGGATCTCGACCATGACATTCCAGGGTGTGTAAAGCTATGTATAACTTGTGTTACAACGCCTTGCCTCAGTGGCGTCAGGCCATGGGGAAGAGTAGGATAGGCGCCCGTTTCGCCCGGACCGGATCCCGGGCGCCGAATCCATCGGTCAAAGAAATTCTCCGTCATGACTCAACACGTCCCGAATTCCGCTACACCCTCCAGCACTCCAGCCACTGACATTACTGCTGCGCCCCGCGCGGTCGTCATCTATTCAGGCGGCATGGACTCCTACACCGTATTGCATCAGGCACTGAAGGAAGGCTTCGAGGTACATGCCCTCTCCTTCCATTACGGCCAACGCCACTCGCGTGAACTTGATGTTGCTCGCTCGGTCTGTGAATCACTGGGCGTCTCCCACGAAATCGTGGATATACGCGCCATTCATGGCCTCATCAGTAATTCAGCGCTGACCAATACCGCTCACGCGATGCCTAAGGCGGATTACGACGAGGACTCCATGACCTCGACCGTCGTGCCCAATCGCAACATGATCCTGTTGTCATTGGCGATCGCCAAGGCCGTCAACATCGAGGCGGATGTCTGTTTCTATGGTGCCCACGGTGGTGATCATGTGCTCTACCCGGATTGCCGCCCCGAGTTTGTCGACAAGATGAACGCGGTCGCCGCGATCGCCAATTTCTCTCCCATCGAGATTCGCGCGCCCTTCCTGCATGCGCGCAAGGACGAGATTCTGGCCGCCGGCATCGCCATGCAGCTGGACTACAGCCAGACCTGGACCTGTTATGAAGGTCGTGAACTGGCCTGTGGCGAATGTGGTAGCTGCCGTGAGCGTCTTGAGGCATTTGCCCATCACGGTCTGAGCGATCCGCTGAGCTATGTCTCAGCCAAGGATGCGGGCACTCGCTGATGTATACGGTAAAAGAAGCTTTCTACACCCTGCAAGGTGAAGGCGCTCGCGCCGGTCGTGCCAGCGTGTTCTGTCGCTTTGCCGGCTGCAATCTGTGGAGTGGCCGCGAACGTGATCGCGACACCTCGATATGCCGTTTCTGCGACACCGACTTTGTGGGCACCGATGGTCAGAATGGTGGCAAGTTTCGCGAAGCGCAGG is part of the Cobetia sp. L2A1 genome and harbors:
- the phhA gene encoding phenylalanine 4-monooxygenase is translated as MTSSSGTSHTAGSQATQGNGTRYVAREPDTNGIIDYSMEEHATWQTLMTRQMALVDGRVCREYQQGLERLALPHDRIPQLGEVDRVLEATTGWQTARVPALIPFTRFFALLAARRFPVATFIRSPQELDYLQEPDIFHEIFGHCPMLTNPAFAEFTATYGRLGLAASKEERVYLARLYWMTVEFGMLRERQPDGSNALRLYGGGIISSPRETRYALGESGDTLGCPEHLDFDPVEALRTPYRIDILQPLYYVLASLDDLHQLAGRDIMALAREAMRLGLKAPCFTPKDTAITRT
- a CDS encoding 4a-hydroxytetrahydrobiopterin dehydratase, producing the protein MTDLANQSCEACSFDAPKVTDSEIETLKAAIPEWQLLERDGIMQLERCFTFPNFKQALAFTNRVGEIAEEVGHHPALLTEWGKATVTWWSHEMKGLHKNDFIMAARTDEVAK
- a CDS encoding amino acid aminotransferase gives rise to the protein MFKQIARVPGDAILGLIEAFNKDTNPQKVDLGVGVYRDANGNTPVMRAVKQAESRLVDNEVTKTYIGSHGDPRFGKAVLPMVLGATSPVLAANRASATQAPGGTGALRLAADFIASNLKGRDIWLSTPTWPNHLGIFDAAGVTRHDYPYVDEHNRLDFAGMLATLKTIPEGDVVLLHACCHNPTGFDLSREQWDQVLEVVQARKLLPLIDFAYQGFGDGLEEDAYGVRLLAENVDEAIITSSCSKNFGIYCERTGCLILIAKDEEGMLDVRSQAAITARENYSNPPAHGGAVVIDILQDEALHAEWMSELTEMRERINGLRRDFVEALKPYGLDEQFAFIAEQRGMFSYTGLTPEQVDRLRDEFGIYMVRSGRANVAGFSTENLPYVAKAIATVVNG
- a CDS encoding LysR family transcriptional regulator, which encodes MAQSDTGTREPGMRLRQLEMLWAVIECGSMKGGAAQLGISVPVVSRGLAQLEQTLGYSLFLREGGRLVPTPEAERLTPSLAQMFTAQSELRRLAFGPGSGKRPRLVLAVTPAIEAFSAGWLTRIAACEALSDWLPVIEVMASSQQAEAVREGRVAMAVSLDAPPEPQGGKRAATAAARARELNASLRQRAREETVLIEGEDGTSATATMPELGDNPSLSDSEPAIEVPVADALAVEVAAHQPPALRLPLMLLWPTRWPLLNKPLCLARLNERPFVDLPESTSQGRLIRGLLKRERVTPAIQAEAATPDGAGRVARSGVAATIIDVLSARQALSGANGSLIGMALSMRSERYLELSWQLPTVEDGSGEQRVQAWLIDLLEAEVAACLAELPTENDEQE
- a CDS encoding RidA family protein, whose protein sequence is MTKQIISTESAPAAIGPYSQAVQTGNLVFLSGQIPLDPATMEVVEGGFEAQADQVFRNLKAVCEAAGGSLDQLVKVNLFLTDLSNFAVVNTLMEQYFTQPYPARAAVGVKELPKGVLFEAEGVLALS
- a CDS encoding D-amino acid dehydrogenase codes for the protein MKILVLGSGVVGVTSAYYLARQGHEVTVVDRQSGPAMETSYGNAGQVSFGFSSPWAAPGIPQKAIKWMFQEHAPLKIQPRMDPQMAKFMVKMFANCNGDRYTVNKERMVRVSEYSRLCINALRDETGLRYEDRQQGLLQLFRTEAQVESVRKDMKVLEGCGVRHSLLDAEACALVEPALARVPGKFVAGLHLPDDQTGDCHLFTNRLADYCRDTLGVTFVFDTTIQRIQRSGSRIEKVITDRGEMMADSYVMCLGSYSPFLAKDLDLDLPIYPVKGYSLTVPIINADAAPQSTVMDETYKVALTRFDDRIRVGGTAELASFDLSLLEKRRATIDMVVRDIFPEAGDYARAEFWAGLRPMTPDSTPIIGGTKYDNLWLNTGHGTLGWTMSCGSASLLADLIDGRKPGIDPNGLSLGRYAA
- a CDS encoding MATE family efflux transporter — encoded protein: MTIGIMGLLGFNLVDAAFVSRLGTAPLAAQSFTFPLTFLIIGVQVGMGIAIAAIISRTLGAEEDERARRLGGVVVLASGSVLALLMLLLWIVRVPAFHLLGANDQELALIEQYWGPWLMASWLGAMAYVFYSLFRAHGNTRLPGVMMLVTSLLNLALDPLLIFGLGPIPGFGLAGAAWATLLAFAIGLAITLVNISGRRWIETHGLLQEWRNSRRQLMGIAAPAVLSQMMPALAAMLVTAIVASLGQTQVAAWGIASRLETFSLIVVLALTMSLPPWLGRCYGAGRWQEVRRLMNLVARVVIVWQLILGVIMTLLASPLANVLVGNSEVADALMLMVPWMLPSYAFLGICMLVVSAANALGWPLRATLLSFVRLFVCFLPAVWLGAQIDGLRGVAIGAAIGNLLAGIVAWRLYRQAIGNLGKSTRAACAGASP
- a CDS encoding LysR family transcriptional regulator, with protein sequence MDKASRLLLFLDVVETHSFSKAADHRQVNRSVVSKQISRLEEELQIRLFNRSTRSLALTDAGREIHQHALRLREILEDTDDVAGAYQDGPRGVLKITSPSHFGRTYVAQAVRLYMERYPDTQVEVRLEDHLTDIIGGGYDLAIRMSELEDSNLIARPLAAHRHLICASPAFIERYGMPKTPEDLSGLPAAVYSRDGFILDRIRVCSESGVEEKISLDSRLKVNDGEVLLSAIKSGACYGMVSAINLNDEILTGELIPLLTDVPMKPLPSIHLVYPHRQYLPQKTRRFSDCLQEVVGTPPVWEQRIPGFDSMYGYGKDCGG